CAGCATAGGGGCTAGTGCTGATGTTTGCTGATGTTTTGTCCAGTGCCCTTTCCTCTACAGCACATTACCTCTGGGaactccctcccctttccctggtTCTCTTCCACAGAATGGCCTCTTGTAGTATAGGTAAAGCACATCACAGGCTGGGAAGGTGGACCATTCGGGCAATGAGATACTAGACCTTTTGTTGGAGATCTTCAATGGTGTCGAAATAACACTGATAGTCAGGGCACACCAATGGGACATCCTCTTCACACTGTTCTTGGATCCTGCCTTGCAACTCTGCATTCATCTCCTCCAGCCCGTGCACCTTCTCCAGATAGTTGGCAAGTCTGTCATTCAGGAACTGCATCATCTCCTTCTCGTTGCTGTTGAACACGCCATCCTCACACCAGGCACATTTCCCCACAAAGCAGGGAACATTACAACTCCCAGGTAAGCAGTATGGCACAAGGCACCCCATTGGCACGCAAGTCCTGGATAGGAAGCTGGGGGTCTGGCATCTGGATGTAGAACAGCTGTTGGGGAGACAAGTGTTTTCCACAGAACAGGTTGAAGCAAGTGTACAATCAGAAGTCCTGGTACCCGACTCAGAAGAGCAGCACATGGGAGAACAGTTAGAAGCCATCCTATCAGAAGTGAAGGACAAAGACTAGTTGCAAAACTCTGGTTGCCTGCTTTCAAAAGTCTCAGTCCCTCCTGAGACTTTTATATAGCCCCCCAAATGGGTATTTACAGAATGCACCGGATGTTTTCTGGCACCCGCTTTCATATGAACATTCATTAGTGTTGTTTATTTGCTGGAGAAGAGTTTTACGTCTCATAAAAGAGCCATAACTTCAGGTTACTAAATAAGGACACTAATTCCAAATGCCAATAGTATAAAATGCTTGTTTCAGAAAATCTTTATGGGAAGCACTGTCCCTTTGAcagaataaggaaagaaagaaaatttggcCAATCAGTAATTATAGATACAACTGATTACacataaggaaaataatattccCACAGATTTTGATCCTGTGCACTGAAAACTGTTTTcgtcttcttttaaaattaggattACAACTCATTTAAATGTCGTTTATGTGTTTGTGCCACCACCATAAACGTGTTCTGTATGATTAGCAGTCTTTGCAATGCTTTTTGTGGTCTTGCTGTGCTCACACGGTGGAGGAGTGAGGTGTGTACTGGGTTTAAACTGTGTGTGTATGAACCATACATGCCTATGTGCAAATTGAAAAGTCACTTTACATAACCGATGGGCATCATTTTTGCCCTCGAGGCCAAAATAAAAATTGGTTCTCAAGACATGGacttgtcatctttgatttcctgaaACTTACTTTCTCCACATTTTCTATGCCTCATTTTTATATCAGggatattattttttccttgtgtcaCTAATAAGAATGGAATACCAATTGTATTATAATCTTTCAGTCTCTTGGGAAATTAAACCCTCATTAATGATACTTCAGAGTAGGGGCAAAGAAACTTTTCTTCTGGGACGTGGAAACtgtcttatctttttatttttttatttatttaattttgaaggccctaatttcatgaaaattaaaaatactggaaCTTGGGAATAAAATTCTATAGTATAGCTTCCAGCAATTCCGCTACATGAACTCCCCGGTGCAGTGCTGAATGGATAGGGATTTGAGATGTAAATTTTTTGGATTCTCTCTTAAATTTTATCtccaattttcactttttttggctttaattgtggtatttatttcattaaaaaatgtacagAACAAACTGTCTGCAGAATCTTTAAGATATCTATGGGGAAAACCCCCCATTATTCTGatgaagttaaaattttttatgacTCTGAGCACTACTGCCTTAGATAGCTGATAATGGAGAAACAAATAACTGAAACCAAacctggggacttctctggtggcacagtagttaagaatctacctgctaatgcaggtgacatgggttcgatccctggtctgggaagatcccacatgctgtggagcaactaagcctgtgcaccacgactactgagcctgtgctctagagcctgtgagccacaactactgagaccacgtgctgcaaccactgcagcctgcacatctagagcccatgctccgcaacaagaagccactgcactgagaagcctttgcaccacaataaagagtagcccccactcaccacaactagagaaaagcccatgtgcagcaatgaagacccaatgcagccaaaaaacaaaaacaaaacaaaacaaaaacaaaacaaaacaaaacaaaacagagggaCTCTTTGCAGGAGAGGAATcaggagaaatggaaatattaaaccaaaccaaaccaaaaccaaacctgGATACTTTACATAGATCGATTAAAATGGTCTCTTAGGGTTTATTATTCATTGAGCAGAGTTGGTTTTGATTTTAGTAATTCTCTTTATACTTTAACACTTTGGCTAAATGTTCTTAACTGAATAGAAGTTAAACATTCTTTATCTCTCAGCTACCCTCCTTTTAATGTGTATTTCCCCCTCATCTTTTAAAAGATGTTCTATTAATCTTTGCTAATTCAGCAATTTGACTATGATATATctagatggtgtgtgtgtgtgtgtgtgtgtgtgtgtgtgtgtgtgtgtgtgtgtgtgtgtatttagattgtatttatcctgcttgggatttGTTGAGGTTCTTGAATTTGTGGGTTAATAAACTATATCactaaatttggaaaattttcagcttctcctccccccaatttttctgcctcagtttctttctacTATGATTCTGGAACTCCAATTTCATGTACATTGGACCACTTGATACTGACCTAGAAGCTCaggttctgttcatttttcttctttttggtgttTTCAGTGTTTTAGTTTTGATAATTTTGTTCTATCTTAAGATTATTTTGAGTTATCTTGGTTTATTGACCTCACCTTAAATTGGCAGTTTCTATTCTATAAAGGCCATCTATTGAATTTTTGGTTATACTCTTTAGTTCTAGaattttcatttgcttatctcttacttaatttaaatttaatttgttatttattaagcagaatttttttttactgttttacttatttattttttattattttttggctgcattcagtcttcattgctgtgcgtgggcttttctctagttgtggcgagagggggctgctcttcactgtggcttGGGCTTAGTGCAGtagattctcttgttgcagagcatgggctctaggtgtgtgggtagttgtagctcacaggctctagagcacaggctcagtagctgtggcacacggccttagttgctctgtggaatgtgggatcttcctagaccagagatcaaacccatgtcccctgcattggcaggcagattcttaaccactgcgccaccagggaagtccacagaattttaaaatttcactttttcgGGCGAGATTCCTCAACTCGTCCACTCTTTTCCTTTCACATATTGTTCATCTTTCCCTGCAAatccatgaaaatatttataatatctgTTTTAAGATCTTCATCAGCTAATTCTAACCTCTGTGTATCTACGgacttatttttattggctgctttttctcttcattatagatgaaattttcctgcttcttcacatatatggaaatttttaattatatgctGTCCATTTTAGATgatatattttaggaaatatcAATTATGTTGCAGAGTTTTGAGTGTTGAGTTTTGTTCTGACAGGAAGTTAAGTTACTGGAAGATCCTCTTGATCCTCTCAGGTTTGGTGTTAGATTTTTCCAGGGCAGGTGTAATTTGGTGTGTTCTTTACTCAAGGTTGTGATCTTTGCTCCTTTGGTGTGTCCTTCTGGAATATCAATTGAATGCCTAAGGTACTCAAAGAGTTTTGTCCACTCTGGATAGGCTGGAAATTGAAAGTCTGTTAGCATCAAATGACTTCTGGTATTTCCATTCAGCTCTTTATCCCCCAGCAGCCACACTATGCTAACCTCATGGAATTTCATCCTGTGTGCATGCAATCCAGCCTTCTGCAAGTACTTGACAAGTTCCATTACACAGACGTCTGCACCTCCTCCCATACATCTTCTTCCTCCTAGAACATTATTGTTCAAATTCCAGCTGCCTAAACTTCATTAGATATGCCACTTGTGTCTTGACCTTTCTAGAGCAGAACTCAGTATTTCTTTTCTCaattctctccttctctgctccCATGATCAGTTGGTGACGTAACACTACTGCCTAGTCTGTCTTTGACAacatcttcttttccatattcttttgaTCTCCAGCTTCAGTCAATTTGTCTTTGACTATGTCTTTCTCCTCTTTGTCCCTGGTGCATCaatcttaatttcttcattgttCTCAATTTTGTGGTACAACAGCACTTCACTAATGCTACTGGTAGAgctcttgtatttttattataatatgatGCCTGGCAGTCAATAAATAGTTATAATTGTATAAGAGAGTGAGTGGGTATTGTGTATGTATCTGCCTCACCTTCCAGAGAGTCAGCTCATTTTTAGCAAGGTTAGTACAATACAGGGTACATAATAggtatttaatatgtttattgaatgagtgacattattatttttttgcgcAAATAGATCACGCATCTGGATTTGTTGACCTATGAGGTCATATTTGGTCTTTGGATCATATTCAGTATTTCCCAACCTACCTTAAACCGTTTTGGGGAGAGACAAGTCAGGGATATTATGCTGATATACTGGATCATTTTATATGCAAAGCCATTTAGTTTTcttaaaacaacaagaacaacaaggGTAAGAAATATTTGTCTGTACTGCCACCCTTTTCGGTTTTACAGAtgttctcagttttttaaaattctgacctTTGGagttaagaaatacatttaacggattaacaaaaataaacagaagaaattgTACACACTTGTGCTATGCCAGAGGTGTAAAATTTATTAGGATAATCAAGAAGAAAGCTCCCCAATTTCTAGAGATATACCATTCAAGACTGGAAGCAGAATTCCCAAAGCACCCAAGGGAAGATGCACCTTAATATGAAGAAATTGAACAACTTTGGGAAACATATAGGCATCCACCTATTCCAATTGTCCTCGTTTACTGATGTCCGCTACGTGGCCATTGAAAGTCTCtcggtttcttcttttttttttttaagctctttattggaatatcattgctttacattCTGATTCTCGGTTTCTTTTTTGTGGGCGTTCAGTGATAGCACCATCCTTGTTCCAACTTTGAAAGCAGAGCCAGTTAATTGCAGGTACTGAGACAGGTGAACACTTCTGGGTTGACTCTTTCCATGTCAGGCACTGAGTGAGGCAGCCGTAGGTCAGCAGCACTTTGGGATGCAGGGCTCACAGCTGGGCTGAGTGTAGGTTGTGAGGTTGATGGTTTCCAGGCCTGGGTTGGGATAGGCAGAGTTGAGCAGGAAGCAGGTGGGCACACAGGGCTGAGGAATGTGGCAGGGTGGGGGACAGTTGTCACAGCAGGTTGGCTCCAGTAACCAAACCGTGTGTGGGCAGGTGCTGGGCAGGCAGACTCCACATTGACAGAATTTGTCAGCAGAGCAGATGGTGGTGGCGGGGGCGCTGGTGGTGCTGCAGCGGTAGGGAGCACAGCAAGCCATGGCGTTGGGAATCTGGtttcttttggtttggtttaagGAAAGATGAGGCTCCTGAGGTGTGAATGTCTCCTCTTGCTCTGGGGCTCTTATATACCCTCTTCAATGGGTGTTGGTCCAACCAGAAGGCTTCTTTCCTGGTTCTTGTTTATGTTAGTGTACCCATTATCCTTTAATTGGTTTGACATTTAGATGCTTGTAAAGAGTCTTCATTTTCCTAGTTAACCTTTATTTGAGTTTGTTGCTAAATGTGAACTTATTACTCTTGGTGTTTGTCACTAGAACACAAGCTTTATGAGGTATCACCAAAGGCTTCTGCTATTATAATTCCAACACCAGCCCCAGTGGGGAATGTGAGTGACAGTACACCCGTGGTACATAGGTCTTTTCTCTAGCACTGGtcagttttttctctctttacttttATATGTTACAGATTGGTTACTCTTTTTTTAGAGAACTCAATTTTAATAACTTTCTATTAGctttggaaactttaaaaaaattaactaatttttaattgacatataattgacatgtaacattgtattactTTAGTTTTGGGACTTTTGAAGATCAAATTTACACTAATATGGAGATTTATgctattattccatttttatcataaaatgttataatatatattcattaaaaaattcgGACTAtatagaaaagtacaaagaaaacaaattatccaTAATCTTATCATGAGAAATTCTCTATTGATGTTTACATATGTCCCTCCAGttatttttcatacatttgtttatcattttattacgTCACTGGAATCACATTGCACCCACAGTTCTAAAACTTGCATTTTCACTTAAACGTATCCATTTTCATTATCTTGCATTCTTAAGTTTATttgataatgttatttttaatatttcctagtGTTCATCATATAACTGTACTTCTAAGTTGCTTAAAAATTTCATGTTATTAATCATTTAAGCTATTTGCAACTTTTCTCTATGATAATTGTGGCAATAGTAACAATTGTGTACAGAAATCTTTATGCATATTTCTGATCATTTCAGAAACAGGACTAATTATTGGGTAGAATTATTGGAATAAATGTTAATTAACAATATTTTAAGGCCTTTGATATTCATTGCCATTCTGCTTTCCAGAATGGTTCTATTCAactgtctgtttgttttttctgcttaCATATTTCCACTAGCTGTGTTTGGAAATTCCAGTTTCCTTATATTTTTgatgggtattttatttttaaagtatttgccAATTTGGTGGGTGCAAAATGAAATTTGATTGTTgtagtatttgtatttctttcataACTGTTAGATTAAAACATTCTTTCATATATGCATTGGACATTTATCCTTCTATTGAGAACAGgcttgctttgtttctgtttctgctgtGTGGGAAAGTTGAATTTTTATCTATGTCTACACACTaagtaaaagaataatttaaCACCATAATACTAATATTGCTACCAAAAGAAAGTGAAGTTAAGGACCTAAGCTAATCTGTCCACAACTGATTTcgttcactgttttttttttcccccaaaatagtACATTTTCTCCCCAAATGAAATGTAGCTGTGGTAGGAAAGACCTGGATTCTAGTTCCAGTAGACCATTTAGACTTCAAGCATAGTTCCGCATATAAGAAGGAGCACAGAGAGGGCTCCTGTCCAGGGTCATCCTGATGACTCAAACCATTCCCACTCAACTTTGACTCACTCATCCTTCCAGCCAtggttcttctctcttcctttaagTCTACGTGTATCTCAGTGCATGATGGTGGGAAAGTCTGTGTGATGTTTTTCTGGTGGGGGTATGGATACAAGAGGACCACATAAAGAGTTACAAGAGTTCTTTCCTGGTCCCAGTACTGTTGGCTACCTTTCTTGTTATGGCAAGCAATTAACTTTTTGGAGTCTCatctttctcctttgtaaaataagGGTAGTTATATCCACATTCTTCCCTTTGAAGATTACTGTGAGGCTCACATGAGATAAAAAATGGGTTAATGTCCATAGACAATCATAAAGTGCTACACAAAGATAAATTATTATAATCATTATCCAAGCAAGTTGCAGATCAAACTCAGGGTAAGAAGCAGAAGAAAGTAAGTAAAAGAGCAACTTTACAGGAAATAGCAAACATTTACCTAAAAGTTCACACCTATAATTAGAGAAAGTGGCTGgcacagaaatgaataaatttcaaatttaaaaaattctctctgGCTCTGCTTGGAAGAAAGAGTTCATGATCTTTGCTGGTGTCCCTGGATTTCCCTCAGGTTGATCTTTGAGTGAATACCTGCCAAATTGCTCACCCTTTTACTCAGGACTGATTAAcattttttcagtatttaaaaaataattcaatagacatttattgagctgttaccatgtgtcaggcactgtgataaaAGTTGGatatacaacagtgaacaaaataggtGTCACCTCCGCTTTCATGAAACTTTGAGTCTGTTGGAAGGTTTGTCATATACATAATGTATTATTATAAATTACTGTTgttataatttatgaaaaagacTGGGTTCTAAGAGCAAAGaataagcagaaggaaaattattttgacattttaagaaaaacataaaggTGTTTGCAGACTCTCACAGTTAGAATTTCATGGCAGAAAGATATCAATCTCTTCAGAATGCATATTATTTTGAGTCAACCTTATAAGAATAAAGGAATTGTTACTATTCTGGATGGAATATTATGTTTCTATAACTAGAAATAAGACTTTGGATTATAGATTAGAAACAGTTGTAAAATACCAAGTTTATGAATAAACTCATATCTTTTACTGAAAAGGCTTGTAGTACtttattaaaattctattttctctgcAATGTAGACCATTGCAGAGACCTGGGAATAGCTCTCCTTTGTTTATAAATTACAATCATAAGTCCTAAGGAGGTGAGATAATTTGCCTTTGATGGCCTGGTGACTGACATGTTAAAAGCTAAATACAGGACTTTTGGGATTGAGCTAACTTTTATGTGGTTTAAAATGTAAGTTTAAAGTATCTGTCAAAGACATTAAGCAcagtttatttttagaaacaaagGGTACATTTTTCCTTTAAGCAAGTGCAGGAAAAACATGGTGATTCTCGATGAGATGGTATATTTTCAAAGTGCTaaaaatttatatacacacacacatacacacaaacacacagaagaactagcttagttttttttttgaagtaaagttgatttacaatgttgtgccaatccctgctgtatagcaaattgactcagttatacacatacagacattcttcttttatattcttttccactatggtttatgacaggatattgaatatagttccctgtgctatacagtaggatcttgtttttttttttaactttttattttatattggagtatagttgattaacaatgttgtgagagtttcaggcgtacagcgaagtgattcagttacacatgtacatgtatctattctttttcaaattcttttacaaagtaggttattacataatattgagcagagttccctgtgctatacagtaagtccttgctggttatccatttta
The DNA window shown above is from Hippopotamus amphibius kiboko isolate mHipAmp2 chromosome 17, mHipAmp2.hap2, whole genome shotgun sequence and carries:
- the LOC130840809 gene encoding keratin-associated protein 3-3-like, which gives rise to MACCAPYRCSTTSAPATTICSADKFCQCGVCLPSTCPHTVWLLEPTCCDNCPPPCHIPQPCVPTCFLLNSAYPNPGLETINLTTYTQPSCEPCIPKCC